In a genomic window of Sulfuriferula nivalis:
- the mrdA gene encoding penicillin-binding protein 2 — protein sequence MNEPTEIKYYQVELTDFRHRVMIAAGFVVVLFLILLARFFYVQVLEHDRYFALAESNRISIAPTTPNRGIIFDRHGVIMAHNYSAYTLELTPSKIKDLSATIDELAKLVDITPVNRKHFAKLLAESHNFETFPLRTRLTDEEVARVAANRYRFPGVEVKARLFRQYPLNNSASHLIGYIGRINDEDLEKLKADNNYNNYRGTDHIGKTGIEQSFESVLHGTTGAEQIETDAGGHAVRTLSHTNPISGDNLVLNIDSKLQAIAEQAFGQYRGALVALDPKTGGVLAFVSNPGFDPNLFVDGIDSTNWNELNTSPDRPLLNRALRGAYPEGSTIKPFMALAGLHYGVRTPNDTISDPGYFMLPNSTHLYRDWKPNGHGSVNMHLSIVQSCDTYYYRLANDLGIDRMHAYLSQFGFGQKTGIDMDGELAGVLPSREWKAKHSRQPWYPGETVIAGIGQGYNLATPLQLAVATAAIANGGITYKPQLVSAIIDSRTGQRRNIAPEVIADAHIPPEQLKTVVDAMIDVTRPGGTAAVASAGAPYLIAAKTGTAQVVGIRQNEKYHAGNMQAEHRDHALFIAFAPADAPKIAIAVLVENGGHGGVTAAPIARAVMDYYLLGKLPKSMSNATASDAGGSVNAD from the coding sequence ATGAACGAACCCACAGAAATCAAATACTATCAGGTCGAACTGACTGATTTCAGGCATCGCGTCATGATAGCCGCGGGATTCGTGGTGGTACTGTTTTTAATATTATTAGCGCGTTTTTTCTATGTACAGGTACTGGAACACGACCGCTATTTCGCCTTAGCCGAAAGCAATCGCATTTCCATCGCCCCGACCACACCTAACCGCGGAATTATCTTTGATCGCCACGGCGTTATCATGGCGCACAACTATTCGGCCTATACACTGGAACTCACACCCAGCAAGATCAAGGACCTGTCTGCCACCATAGACGAACTTGCCAAACTGGTTGATATCACCCCTGTCAATCGCAAACATTTTGCCAAACTGCTCGCTGAAAGCCATAACTTCGAGACTTTTCCGTTACGCACACGACTCACTGACGAAGAAGTCGCGCGCGTTGCAGCCAATCGTTACCGTTTCCCGGGCGTCGAAGTTAAAGCACGACTATTCCGTCAATATCCGCTGAACAACTCGGCTTCTCACCTGATTGGGTATATTGGCCGTATTAACGATGAGGATCTGGAGAAATTAAAAGCAGACAATAATTACAATAACTACCGTGGTACCGACCATATAGGCAAAACCGGCATAGAACAAAGTTTTGAATCTGTCCTCCATGGCACCACGGGCGCAGAACAGATAGAAACCGATGCAGGCGGCCACGCCGTGCGTACCTTGTCACACACTAATCCGATATCGGGTGACAATCTGGTATTAAATATAGATAGCAAATTACAAGCCATTGCAGAGCAGGCATTCGGCCAGTACCGTGGCGCACTGGTTGCACTGGATCCAAAAACTGGCGGCGTACTCGCCTTTGTCAGCAACCCTGGATTTGACCCTAACTTATTTGTTGACGGCATAGACAGCACCAACTGGAACGAGCTGAATACTTCACCCGACCGCCCTTTACTTAACCGTGCCTTACGTGGCGCATACCCGGAAGGCTCCACCATCAAACCATTTATGGCACTGGCAGGGCTGCATTACGGCGTACGCACACCTAACGACACCATATCGGATCCAGGTTATTTCATGCTTCCCAACAGCACTCACCTCTACCGTGACTGGAAACCGAACGGGCATGGCTCCGTCAACATGCACCTGTCCATCGTACAATCGTGTGACACCTACTACTACCGACTAGCCAATGATCTGGGCATAGACCGCATGCACGCCTATCTCTCACAATTTGGCTTCGGACAAAAAACCGGCATAGACATGGACGGCGAACTAGCTGGCGTGCTGCCATCCCGCGAATGGAAAGCCAAACACTCAAGACAACCCTGGTATCCGGGTGAAACGGTGATTGCAGGCATAGGTCAAGGTTACAATTTAGCCACGCCCTTGCAACTGGCTGTCGCTACCGCGGCTATTGCCAATGGCGGCATCACCTATAAACCCCAATTGGTTTCAGCCATCATCGACAGCCGTACCGGACAACGCCGCAACATTGCGCCCGAAGTTATCGCTGACGCCCACATTCCACCAGAACAACTCAAAACCGTCGTTGATGCCATGATAGACGTGACCCGTCCCGGCGGCACAGCCGCGGTTGCCAGCGCAGGTGCGCCCTATCTGATTGCCGCCAAGACAGGAACAGCTCAAGTCGTTGGCATACGCCAAAATGAGAAATACCACGCAGGCAATATGCAGGCCGAACACAGGGATCACGCTTTATTTATTGCATTTGCGCCTGCCGACGCACCTAAAATTGCGATTGCAGTACTGGTCGAAAATGGTGGTCACGGTGGTGTGACCGCTGCGCCCATTGCACGTGCAGTGATGGACTATTATTTGCTCGGAAAACTGCCTAAAAGCATGAGCAACGCCACTGCTAGCGATGCTGGAGGGAGTGTCAATGCGGATTAA
- the mreD gene encoding rod shape-determining protein MreD, whose amino-acid sequence MSFTQPKGTSIQISHSGHVITISLILALAFNLLPWSVDYLWLRPDFLLLVLLFWLIYQPARVGLGAAWALGLLVDLTDGSILGQHALAYAVTTFALMLLQRRMFNFPPWQQTIHIAGLLLIEQSMSVVVATFVGDSFHALQYFSAILTGALCWIPLWTVLHSQRTPDAKNPQ is encoded by the coding sequence ATGTCATTTACTCAACCTAAAGGCACCAGCATACAGATATCACATAGTGGACACGTCATCACGATCAGCCTGATACTCGCACTGGCGTTCAATTTGCTACCGTGGTCTGTAGATTATTTATGGTTGCGACCTGATTTTTTGTTACTCGTCTTGTTATTCTGGCTGATATATCAACCTGCACGTGTCGGACTGGGTGCAGCGTGGGCATTGGGACTGTTAGTTGATTTGACCGACGGCAGCATACTTGGGCAACATGCACTGGCTTATGCAGTCACAACCTTTGCCCTCATGTTATTACAACGCCGCATGTTTAACTTCCCCCCGTGGCAACAAACCATACATATCGCAGGATTGTTATTAATAGAACAATCGATGAGCGTCGTTGTTGCGACCTTCGTGGGTGACAGTTTCCACGCATTGCAATATTTTTCTGCCATTTTGACAGGTGCTTTATGCTGGATCCCATTATGGACGGTCTTGCACAGCCAACGCACGCCAGATGCTAAAAATCCACAATGA
- the mreC gene encoding rod shape-determining protein MreC translates to MSERHPHITLFPHGISAGARLMIYILLSIAIIIADVRYHALNLFRSSMNSLIYPISEVVQTPYLTYEKVSGFFIKHAQLQQENAALQQRFINYSAALQRYQELEQENQHLRALLGAQSRTPLHTQLAEIIAIPRDPYLRQFTINQGSEQGVQPGTAVIDERGLLGQITQVYSHTSDVTLLINSEQSVPVAVQRTGQRAVLFGTGIDDTVEIRYLPHSTDVRAGDLIITSGIDGVYPSGLAVAKVTQIDLSTSRAFAHIICKPVAAIDRNRQVLIIAPKTTNDKTSNKASDKP, encoded by the coding sequence ATGTCCGAGCGTCACCCCCACATAACTCTGTTCCCGCACGGCATCAGTGCGGGGGCACGGTTAATGATTTATATTTTACTCAGTATAGCTATTATCATTGCTGATGTACGTTATCACGCGCTGAATCTGTTCCGCTCAAGTATGAACAGCCTGATTTATCCCATATCAGAAGTGGTGCAAACCCCTTACCTGACTTATGAAAAAGTGAGCGGCTTTTTTATCAAACATGCTCAATTACAGCAAGAAAATGCCGCCCTGCAGCAACGTTTTATCAATTACAGTGCGGCACTGCAACGTTATCAGGAACTGGAACAAGAAAATCAACACTTACGCGCACTGCTAGGCGCTCAAAGCCGCACTCCATTACACACCCAGCTCGCGGAAATCATTGCCATTCCACGCGACCCCTATTTACGCCAGTTCACCATCAATCAAGGAAGTGAGCAAGGCGTACAGCCAGGCACTGCCGTTATCGATGAGCGCGGCCTACTGGGACAAATCACACAAGTTTATAGCCATACCAGCGATGTCACCTTACTCATCAACAGCGAACAATCTGTTCCAGTTGCTGTCCAGCGAACGGGGCAACGTGCGGTTCTGTTTGGCACAGGCATAGACGACACAGTAGAAATCCGCTACTTGCCACACAGTACCGATGTGCGTGCAGGCGATTTAATCATTACCTCGGGGATAGACGGTGTATACCCTTCAGGCCTGGCGGTGGCTAAAGTCACTCAAATCGACCTCAGTACCAGCCGCGCTTTTGCACATATCATTTGCAAACCTGTCGCGGCCATAGATCGTAACCGTCAGGTATTGATTATTGCCCCAAAAACCACCAACGACAAAACCAGCAATAAAGCTTCGGACAAACCCTGA
- a CDS encoding rod shape-determining protein, which produces MFGSLRGYFSTDLAIDLGTANTLIYVRGKGIVLDEPSVVAIRQDANSAKKTIQAVGLEAKNMLGRTPGNITAIRPMKDGVIADFTITEQMLKYFIKKIHDTRMFHPSPRIIICVPCGSTQVERRAIRESAIGAGARQVYLIEEPMAAAIGADLPVAEATGSMVVDIGGGTTEVGVISLGGIVYASSVRVGGDKFDEAIINYIRRNYGMLIGEATAEAIKKGIGSAFPGSAVQEMEVKGRNLAEGIPRSFTISSNEILEALTDPLNNIVSAVKSALEQTPPELGADIAEKGMVLTGGGALLRDLDRLLMEETGLPVIVAEDPLTCVVRGSGRALEEMDKLHSVFAQDS; this is translated from the coding sequence ATGTTCGGATCATTACGCGGTTATTTTTCTACCGATTTAGCTATCGATTTAGGCACTGCCAACACACTAATTTATGTGCGCGGCAAAGGCATTGTCCTTGACGAACCCTCAGTTGTCGCTATCCGCCAGGACGCGAATAGCGCAAAGAAGACTATCCAGGCTGTCGGTCTGGAAGCGAAAAACATGCTCGGTCGCACACCTGGCAACATCACTGCAATACGCCCGATGAAAGACGGCGTGATTGCTGATTTCACCATCACCGAGCAAATGCTCAAGTACTTCATCAAAAAAATCCATGACACGCGTATGTTCCACCCGAGTCCGCGCATTATCATTTGCGTACCGTGTGGCTCTACCCAGGTAGAACGTCGTGCTATTCGCGAATCAGCTATCGGCGCGGGTGCGCGTCAGGTGTACCTGATTGAAGAACCAATGGCCGCCGCGATTGGTGCTGACCTGCCTGTGGCAGAGGCAACGGGCTCCATGGTGGTTGACATTGGTGGCGGCACAACTGAAGTTGGTGTTATCTCATTAGGCGGTATTGTTTACGCCAGTTCAGTGCGTGTAGGCGGCGACAAATTTGACGAAGCCATCATCAACTACATCCGCCGCAACTACGGCATGCTCATCGGTGAAGCCACTGCCGAAGCTATCAAAAAAGGCATCGGCTCCGCTTTCCCAGGCTCAGCAGTACAAGAAATGGAAGTCAAAGGTCGCAACCTCGCTGAAGGCATCCCGCGCAGCTTCACCATTTCCAGTAATGAAATACTGGAAGCGCTCACCGATCCACTGAATAACATCGTCAGCGCAGTCAAATCCGCGCTAGAACAAACCCCACCAGAACTCGGCGCAGACATTGCCGAAAAAGGCATGGTGCTCACAGGCGGTGGTGCACTACTACGTGATCTGGATCGCTTGCTCATGGAAGAAACTGGCCTGCCAGTCATTGTTGCAGAAGATCCGTTAACGTGCGTGGTACGTGGATCTGGTCGCGCACTGGAAGAAATGGACAAATTGCACAGTGTATTTGCACAGGATTCCTGA
- the gatC gene encoding Asp-tRNA(Asn)/Glu-tRNA(Gln) amidotransferase subunit GatC has product MSLTLQDVKRVATLARIAVNDEEAATYQQHLNGIFGLIAEMQAVDTTGIEPMSHAQDLSQRLRDDVVTESNQRDKFQAIAPQVAGGLYLVPQVIE; this is encoded by the coding sequence ATGTCGCTAACACTGCAAGATGTAAAACGTGTCGCTACACTCGCCCGCATTGCGGTCAACGATGAAGAAGCGGCGACCTATCAACAACACCTCAATGGTATATTTGGTTTGATTGCTGAAATGCAAGCAGTCGATACCACAGGTATCGAGCCTATGTCTCATGCGCAAGACCTGAGTCAGCGTCTGCGAGATGACGTAGTGACAGAGTCTAATCAGCGTGACAAGTTCCAGGCGATTGCACCACAAGTTGCGGGTGGCCTGTATTTGGTTCCTCAGGTAATAGAATAA
- the gatA gene encoding Asp-tRNA(Asn)/Glu-tRNA(Gln) amidotransferase subunit GatA — protein sequence MINASLSQLAGLLADKKISSVELTQIYLDRIAKLNPALNAFVTLNADMSLADARAADARIAAGQAGALTGIPVAHKDIFCADGWRTTCGSKMLENFIAPYDAHVISQFKTAGTVSLGKTNMDEFAMGSSNETSYFGAVNNPWDASAVPGGSSGGSAAAVAARLAPAATGTDTGGSIRQPAALTGITGLKPTYGVVSRYGMIAFASSLDQAGPMAKSAEDCALLMNVMAGFDARDSTSLERPVEDYTRDLQQPLAGLRIGLPREYFAEGLSADVAASVEAALHEYRKLGAVTVDISLPNTKLSIPVYYVLAPAEASTNLSRFDGVRYGYRAPEYGDLTDMYEKSRAQGFGTEVKRRIMIGTYVLSHGYYDAYYMQAQKIRRLIAQDFEAAFQQCDIIMGPTAPSTAFNFGEKADDPVAMYLSDIYTIAVNLAGLPGMSVPCGLGSNGRPVGLQIIGNYFSEAKMLGVAHQYQLATDWHTRMPDNI from the coding sequence ATGATAAATGCCAGTTTAAGTCAGCTCGCAGGTCTGCTTGCTGACAAGAAAATTTCCAGCGTTGAATTGACGCAAATATATTTGGATCGTATCGCTAAACTCAATCCTGCATTGAATGCGTTTGTGACGCTTAATGCAGACATGAGTCTGGCTGATGCACGCGCCGCTGATGCGCGCATTGCTGCGGGTCAAGCTGGTGCATTGACGGGCATTCCGGTTGCGCATAAGGATATTTTTTGCGCAGACGGCTGGCGTACCACCTGCGGCTCAAAGATGCTGGAAAATTTCATCGCGCCTTATGATGCCCACGTTATTAGCCAATTCAAAACAGCGGGTACGGTAAGTCTGGGTAAAACCAATATGGACGAATTTGCCATGGGCTCATCCAACGAAACTTCGTATTTTGGTGCGGTGAACAACCCGTGGGATGCATCGGCTGTGCCTGGCGGTTCTTCTGGTGGCTCAGCCGCGGCGGTTGCTGCGCGGCTAGCACCTGCTGCAACGGGTACGGATACTGGCGGTTCTATACGTCAACCTGCTGCGTTGACCGGAATTACTGGTCTGAAGCCAACTTACGGCGTGGTGTCACGATACGGCATGATTGCGTTTGCATCCAGCCTGGATCAGGCTGGGCCGATGGCAAAATCAGCTGAAGACTGCGCATTGCTGATGAATGTGATGGCCGGTTTCGATGCGCGTGACTCGACCAGTCTGGAACGTCCAGTTGAAGATTACACACGTGATTTACAGCAGCCGCTAGCAGGCTTGCGTATTGGTTTGCCACGTGAATATTTTGCTGAAGGTTTGAGCGCGGATGTGGCGGCAAGTGTAGAAGCGGCTTTGCACGAATACCGTAAGCTGGGTGCGGTGACGGTGGATATTTCGTTGCCGAATACCAAATTGTCTATTCCTGTTTATTACGTTTTGGCGCCTGCTGAAGCATCAACTAACTTATCGCGCTTTGACGGCGTGCGTTATGGTTATCGTGCGCCTGAATATGGTGATCTGACCGACATGTATGAGAAATCTCGTGCGCAAGGTTTTGGTACTGAGGTTAAACGTCGCATTATGATAGGCACGTACGTGTTATCACATGGTTATTACGATGCTTATTACATGCAGGCGCAGAAAATTCGCCGCTTAATCGCGCAAGATTTTGAAGCGGCTTTTCAGCAGTGCGACATCATCATGGGACCAACAGCGCCGAGCACCGCGTTTAATTTTGGTGAAAAAGCGGATGATCCGGTAGCGATGTACTTGTCTGATATATATACCATCGCAGTGAATCTGGCAGGTCTGCCTGGTATGTCCGTTCCGTGTGGTCTGGGCAGTAATGGCCGCCCTGTAGGTTTGCAGATTATTGGCAATTATTTTAGCGAAGCCAAGATGCTGGGTGTTGCGCATCAATATCAATTGGCAACGGATTGGCATACACGTATGCCCGATAACATTTAA
- the gatB gene encoding Asp-tRNA(Asn)/Glu-tRNA(Gln) amidotransferase subunit GatB produces the protein MQWEIVVGLEVHTQLSTQSKIFSGSSTAFGAEPNTQASAVDIALPGVLPVLNKGAVERAIQLGLAINANISRRSVFARKNYFYPDLPKGYQISQMELPVVEGGHLTIQVGDVEKVIRITRAHLEEDAGKSIHGDFHGMTGIDLNRAGTPLLEIVSEPDMRGSAEAVAYAKALHSLVVWLGICDGNMQEGSFRCDANVSVRPKGSIELGTRCEIKNLNSFRFMERAIEYEARRQIEINEDGGTIRQETRLYDPDRDETRTMRSKEDAHDYRYFPDPDLLPLVISEEWIARTRAAMPELPAAMRERFVGEYAISAYDAAVLTSTKAMASYFEAAVGAAGGEAKICANWMMGELSAALNRAELTIEQSPVSAAQLAMLVRRISDGTLSGKLAKEVFEALWQAEGGVDEIIEARGLKQVSDSGAIEAVVAQVLADNPNQVAEYRAGKEKMLGYLIGQAMKAMKGKANPQQLNEILLRMLA, from the coding sequence ATGCAATGGGAAATTGTCGTTGGGTTGGAAGTTCATACTCAGCTGTCTACACAGTCTAAAATTTTTTCGGGTTCCAGCACCGCGTTCGGTGCTGAACCTAATACGCAAGCCAGTGCGGTGGATATTGCGCTGCCCGGTGTGTTGCCAGTGCTGAATAAAGGCGCGGTAGAACGTGCGATACAGCTGGGGTTGGCGATCAATGCCAATATCAGCCGTCGTTCAGTATTCGCACGTAAAAATTATTTTTATCCTGACTTGCCCAAGGGCTATCAAATCAGCCAGATGGAGCTGCCTGTGGTTGAGGGCGGACATTTGACCATACAGGTCGGTGATGTCGAGAAAGTCATACGTATCACGCGCGCACACCTGGAAGAAGATGCGGGTAAATCTATCCACGGTGATTTTCATGGTATGACTGGTATCGATTTGAATCGTGCTGGTACACCGTTGCTGGAAATTGTATCTGAACCTGATATGCGTGGCTCGGCTGAAGCTGTGGCCTATGCCAAGGCTTTGCATAGTCTGGTGGTATGGCTGGGGATATGTGATGGCAATATGCAGGAAGGCAGCTTCCGTTGCGATGCTAACGTTTCAGTTCGACCTAAAGGTTCGATTGAATTGGGTACGCGCTGCGAGATTAAGAATCTGAACTCGTTCCGCTTTATGGAACGTGCGATTGAGTACGAAGCACGCCGCCAGATTGAAATTAACGAAGACGGTGGCACCATACGTCAGGAAACGCGTTTGTATGATCCTGATCGCGATGAAACCCGTACCATGCGTTCTAAAGAAGACGCACATGATTATCGTTATTTCCCTGATCCTGATTTATTGCCACTGGTGATTTCCGAGGAATGGATAGCGCGCACTCGCGCTGCCATGCCTGAATTGCCGGCTGCTATGCGTGAGCGCTTTGTCGGTGAATACGCGATTTCTGCCTATGATGCAGCGGTGTTAACCAGCACCAAAGCCATGGCAAGTTATTTTGAGGCTGCGGTGGGTGCGGCTGGTGGTGAAGCGAAAATTTGTGCGAACTGGATGATGGGCGAGTTGTCTGCTGCATTGAATCGGGCTGAATTAACTATAGAGCAAAGTCCTGTCAGCGCGGCCCAGCTTGCGATGCTGGTGCGTCGTATTAGCGACGGTACGTTGTCGGGCAAACTGGCAAAAGAAGTATTTGAAGCGTTGTGGCAGGCTGAAGGTGGTGTCGACGAAATTATCGAGGCGCGTGGCTTAAAACAGGTTTCTGACAGCGGCGCAATCGAAGCCGTTGTGGCGCAGGTACTGGCTGACAACCCAAATCAGGTCGCTGAATATCGTGCGGGTAAGGAAAAAATGCTGGGATATTTGATAGGCCAGGCAATGAAAGCGATGAAAGGTAAGGCTAATCCGCAGCAATTGAATGAAATATTGTTACGCATGCTGGCTTAA
- a CDS encoding retropepsin-like aspartic protease family protein: MKLSGRSTLMLSLSLCATTIAHAANINVTGLFKDHAMVVIDGAKPHVMAVGETVQGARLLSANAQSAIFEVDGKRRELTMGQSYSGGSNSAKASASLTADSRGQFFTIGTINGSSVNFVVDTGATSVTISTQEAERLGVNYRNGERGATSTANGIAAAYRVMFNNIRVGGISLNMVPGTVVEGGGLPFALLGMSFLNQTNMQRDGNTMTLTQRY; the protein is encoded by the coding sequence ATGAAATTATCAGGCCGTAGTACACTGATGCTGTCGCTAAGTTTGTGCGCTACCACCATTGCACATGCAGCTAATATTAATGTTACCGGCCTGTTCAAAGATCACGCCATGGTAGTGATTGATGGCGCGAAACCTCACGTTATGGCGGTCGGTGAAACTGTGCAGGGCGCTCGCTTACTCAGCGCCAATGCGCAATCGGCCATCTTTGAAGTAGATGGCAAACGTCGTGAATTGACCATGGGACAATCCTACTCAGGCGGCAGCAATAGTGCAAAAGCCAGTGCAAGCCTGACCGCAGACAGCCGCGGCCAGTTTTTCACCATAGGCACCATCAATGGCAGCAGTGTTAATTTTGTCGTGGATACGGGTGCAACTTCAGTCACCATCAGCACCCAGGAAGCTGAACGCCTGGGTGTGAATTATCGTAATGGAGAACGTGGCGCGACCAGCACAGCAAATGGCATCGCTGCAGCCTACCGCGTCATGTTCAATAACATACGCGTAGGTGGGATCAGCTTAAATATGGTACCTGGTACAGTAGTAGAAGGTGGCGGATTGCCATTTGCCTTGCTAGGCATGAGTTTCCTCAATCAAACCAACATGCAACGTGATGGCAATACCATGACGTTAACGCAGCGATATTGA
- a CDS encoding DUF4124 domain-containing protein, which produces MNTKYKIISTFIILGLTPIAHADIYKWKDAQGVTHYGDTMPPQAAGRATIEMNKKGSIIKETAAALTPEQRVQQQADQAKLDKETQVITEQKRRDSALLNTYTSPSEIDLARDRSLEQYKLVIDGTNARLEPLRAKLAKLPPKSAEYAETMKRISDLEALLAQKNTEMAAAKAKFAADRARYIELTGKQ; this is translated from the coding sequence ATGAACACCAAATATAAAATCATCAGCACATTCATTATTCTTGGCCTGACACCTATTGCCCATGCAGACATTTACAAATGGAAAGATGCGCAAGGGGTCACCCACTATGGTGACACTATGCCACCACAAGCAGCTGGACGCGCCACGATAGAAATGAATAAAAAAGGGAGCATTATCAAAGAAACCGCTGCCGCACTCACCCCTGAACAACGAGTTCAACAACAGGCTGATCAAGCTAAACTGGATAAAGAAACGCAAGTAATTACCGAGCAAAAACGCCGCGATTCTGCGCTACTTAATACCTATACCTCCCCATCAGAAATTGACTTGGCACGTGATCGCAGTTTGGAACAATACAAATTAGTCATAGATGGCACCAATGCACGACTTGAACCACTACGTGCCAAACTGGCGAAACTCCCGCCAAAAAGCGCTGAATACGCAGAAACCATGAAACGCATCAGCGACCTCGAAGCCTTGCTCGCTCAGAAAAATACTGAAATGGCAGCTGCCAAAGCAAAGTTTGCTGCGGATCGCGCACGCTATATTGAATTAACAGGCAAACAATGA
- the pyrE gene encoding orotate phosphoribosyltransferase, whose protein sequence is MNDFRQEFLQFSINQSVLRFGEFKTKAGRMSPYFFNAGLFADGLALKQLGEFYAKAILAAGIEFDVLFGPAYKGIPLAASTAIALANSGKNTPYSFNRKETKDHGEGGNIVGAPLAGRVLIIDDVISAGTSVRESVEIIHAHGATPAAVIIAIDRMERGTGSLSAVQEVQQQYQIPVFAIANLDDLLTYLQSHPNMEQYAPAVAQYRLTYGANTL, encoded by the coding sequence ATGAACGATTTCAGACAAGAATTTTTACAGTTTTCCATCAACCAGAGCGTATTGCGTTTTGGTGAATTCAAAACCAAAGCGGGACGCATGAGTCCCTATTTTTTCAATGCAGGTTTATTTGCCGATGGATTGGCATTAAAACAACTAGGTGAATTTTACGCTAAAGCCATACTCGCTGCAGGAATAGAATTCGATGTGCTGTTTGGCCCAGCATATAAAGGCATACCGCTCGCTGCCAGCACCGCAATTGCACTGGCTAATTCAGGTAAAAATACCCCCTATAGCTTTAATCGCAAAGAGACCAAAGATCACGGCGAGGGTGGCAATATTGTCGGCGCTCCACTCGCTGGACGCGTACTCATTATTGACGATGTCATTTCTGCCGGCACATCAGTACGCGAGTCAGTGGAAATCATCCACGCGCATGGCGCAACGCCTGCTGCAGTCATCATTGCCATCGACCGCATGGAGCGTGGCACCGGTTCACTATCAGCAGTACAAGAAGTGCAGCAGCAATATCAAATTCCTGTTTTCGCGATCGCCAATCTGGATGACTTGCTCACCTATTTGCAAAGCCACCCAAACATGGAACAATATGCACCAGCAGTCGCACAATATCGACTCACTTACGGAGCCAACACGCTATGA
- a CDS encoding exodeoxyribonuclease III yields the protein MRVITANLNGIRSATSKGFFDWMLSQNADYICVQELKAQQADMRDEMLSPNGYIGYFHYAEKKGYSGVGIYSKQPADEIIVGLGIADIDAEGRYLEARFGNLSIVSLYLPSGSSGDDRQQVKFDFLARFYPHLQALVASGRDVLVCGDWNIAHQQIDLKNWKSNQKNSGFLPEERAWMTQVLSDLNWVDVYRVLYPDATAEAYTWWSNRGQAWANNVGWRIDYQLATPDFAAKAQSASVYKEQRFSDHSPLIVDYL from the coding sequence ATGCGTGTAATTACCGCGAATCTAAATGGTATCCGTTCAGCGACGAGTAAAGGTTTTTTTGACTGGATGCTAAGTCAAAATGCTGATTATATTTGTGTGCAAGAGCTCAAAGCGCAGCAAGCCGACATGCGTGATGAAATGTTATCACCGAATGGCTATATCGGCTATTTTCATTATGCTGAGAAAAAAGGCTATAGCGGTGTAGGAATATACAGCAAGCAGCCTGCAGATGAGATAATTGTTGGGCTGGGTATTGCTGACATTGATGCCGAGGGTCGTTATCTGGAAGCACGTTTTGGTAATTTGAGCATCGTGTCATTGTATTTGCCATCGGGTTCCAGTGGTGATGACAGGCAACAGGTTAAGTTTGATTTTCTGGCGCGGTTTTATCCGCATTTGCAGGCGTTAGTTGCCAGTGGGCGCGATGTACTGGTGTGTGGTGACTGGAATATTGCCCATCAGCAAATTGATCTGAAAAACTGGAAATCTAATCAGAAAAATTCAGGATTTTTACCTGAAGAGCGTGCGTGGATGACGCAAGTTCTGAGTGATCTGAATTGGGTCGATGTGTATCGGGTGTTATACCCTGATGCAACGGCAGAGGCTTATACCTGGTGGAGTAATCGCGGTCAGGCGTGGGCGAATAATGTGGGTTGGCGTATTGATTATCAGCTGGCAACACCTGATTTCGCAGCTAAGGCACAGTCTGCCAGCGTTTACAAAGAGCAACGTTTTTCTGATCATTCGCCCTTAATAGTGGATTATTTGTAA